A region from the Rufibacter sp. DG15C genome encodes:
- a CDS encoding ABC transporter ATP-binding protein has protein sequence MLHAPPLLSVTGLEIEFSTAGARTKAVAGIDFTLQKGEVLAIVGETGSGKTATSLALLQLLNTPPAHITGGQAIFQSEQLGEVDLLQLKEKELQKIRGREISMVFQEPMSSLNPIMRCGKQVAEALLIHFPISKKEAKQRAIELFELVQLPDPAKKFNAYPHELSGGQKQRVMIAMALACNPSILIADEPTTALDVTVQASILNLLREICQKRHMSMLFITHDLGVVAEIADRVLVMYQGKVVEQGTVLDILTNPQHPYTQGLLACRPSLHTHTKVLPTVADFIEGKKVTLESQIEAESSTVSFLSDSDITPLIQVENLQVHLPVRRSIFLQSKEVVKAVDGVSFEIYPGETVALVGESGCGKTTLGRALLRLVEPTNGNVLLDGIAWKNLSSKELRKRRKDFQIIFQDPFSALNPHMTIGDAIMEPMKVHGVLKNRQEREQRVLELLQTVNLLPEHLNRYPHQFSGGQLQRINIARAVALQPMCIICDEAVSSLDVSVQAQVLNLLNRLKREFNITYLFITHDLAVARFMADRIFVMHQGQIVEQGPAQQVFEKPQHAYTQTLLQSIPKGDVNDILTAQEKRKAVKASIDE, from the coding sequence GTGTTACACGCGCCGCCGCTTCTTTCTGTCACAGGTTTAGAAATTGAGTTTTCTACAGCTGGCGCGCGCACCAAGGCCGTGGCAGGGATTGACTTCACGCTTCAGAAAGGCGAGGTCTTGGCTATAGTAGGAGAGACGGGCTCAGGCAAAACAGCCACCTCTCTGGCGCTGCTACAATTGCTGAACACACCGCCCGCGCACATCACTGGTGGGCAGGCCATTTTTCAATCTGAGCAATTAGGCGAAGTAGATTTACTGCAGTTGAAGGAGAAGGAACTCCAGAAGATACGGGGGCGGGAGATTTCCATGGTATTTCAAGAGCCCATGTCTTCTTTGAACCCCATCATGCGCTGTGGAAAGCAAGTGGCCGAGGCCCTCCTCATCCACTTTCCCATCTCCAAGAAAGAGGCCAAGCAACGTGCCATTGAGTTATTCGAGTTAGTACAACTACCTGATCCAGCCAAGAAATTCAACGCTTATCCACATGAGCTATCCGGTGGGCAGAAACAGCGGGTCATGATCGCCATGGCCTTAGCCTGTAATCCGTCCATCTTAATAGCAGACGAGCCTACCACCGCTTTAGACGTCACTGTGCAAGCCTCCATCTTGAATTTGCTCCGCGAAATCTGCCAGAAACGCCACATGTCCATGCTCTTTATCACGCATGATTTGGGCGTAGTGGCAGAGATAGCCGACCGAGTGTTGGTGATGTACCAAGGCAAAGTAGTAGAACAGGGCACTGTCTTAGACATACTTACCAATCCCCAGCATCCATACACCCAAGGATTATTGGCATGCCGACCTTCTTTGCATACTCACACTAAAGTGCTTCCTACGGTAGCTGATTTTATAGAAGGCAAAAAGGTGACATTGGAATCTCAGATAGAAGCAGAATCATCCACCGTATCTTTTCTATCTGACTCTGATATCACTCCGCTTATTCAAGTAGAGAACTTACAAGTGCATCTGCCGGTGAGGCGTTCTATTTTCTTACAATCCAAGGAAGTGGTTAAAGCAGTGGACGGCGTTTCTTTTGAGATTTACCCCGGTGAAACAGTAGCGCTGGTAGGAGAGTCTGGCTGTGGAAAAACTACCTTGGGACGAGCCTTGTTGCGCTTGGTGGAGCCTACCAATGGGAATGTTCTGCTGGATGGCATCGCGTGGAAAAACCTGTCCTCTAAAGAACTCAGGAAACGCCGGAAGGACTTCCAAATTATCTTCCAGGACCCGTTCTCGGCGCTCAATCCGCACATGACCATTGGTGATGCCATCATGGAACCAATGAAGGTGCACGGGGTGTTAAAGAACCGGCAAGAGCGGGAACAGCGCGTGTTAGAATTGTTGCAGACTGTGAATCTCTTGCCAGAACACCTCAACCGTTATCCACATCAATTCTCAGGCGGGCAACTCCAGCGTATCAACATAGCCCGCGCCGTAGCGCTCCAGCCCATGTGTATCATCTGTGATGAGGCAGTCTCTTCATTGGACGTCTCTGTGCAGGCACAAGTGCTCAATCTTCTCAACCGTCTTAAGCGCGAGTTCAACATCACGTACCTGTTCATCACCCATGATTTGGCCGTCGCCAGGTTCATGGCCGACCGCATCTTTGTGATGCACCAAGGACAGATAGTGGAACAAGGACCCGCCCAGCAGGTATTTGAAAAGCCACAGCACGCCTATACCCAGACCTTGCTTCAGTCTATCCCCAAAGGTGATGTTAATGATATTTTAACAGCCCAAGAGAAACGAAAAGCAGTAAAAGCAAGTATAGACGAATAG
- a CDS encoding dipeptide epimerase encodes MTPTRIVSVTYQPLDLDLKEPFAIATGTQYQVENVLIKVDLADGTVGLGEAAPFPAVNGETQTTTLGALVVLETHLVHQDAREWRTLAKKLNEIAHEAPAARCGLEMALLDALCQHYKIPLYVFFGGAGTQLETDLTITAGNETHAAASAKSIVHRGFSTIKVKTEGTDVDYDFKRIEAIHNAAPGVNLIIDGNCGYDLTRAQDFVHRLQVAQIPVVLLEQPLPRENWDDLKLLATSCPFPIAADESARSAPDVIRLAQDRSAAVVNIKLMKCGVLEALEMVSLAKAYGLRLMIGGMVESILAMSFSAHFASGLGGFDFVDLDTPLFIADHPFTGGFSQDGPQLMLDKDAPGHGVKVG; translated from the coding sequence ATGACGCCTACCCGCATTGTCTCCGTCACCTATCAACCCTTGGACCTGGACCTAAAAGAGCCTTTCGCTATTGCCACCGGCACCCAGTATCAGGTAGAGAATGTTTTGATAAAGGTGGATCTGGCCGACGGTACCGTGGGCTTGGGTGAGGCTGCTCCCTTTCCGGCGGTGAACGGCGAAACCCAGACCACCACCCTGGGCGCTTTGGTGGTATTGGAAACGCATTTGGTCCATCAGGACGCGCGGGAATGGCGGACGCTCGCGAAGAAGTTAAATGAAATTGCCCACGAAGCGCCCGCCGCCCGGTGTGGATTGGAGATGGCCCTGCTGGATGCGCTCTGCCAGCATTACAAAATTCCCTTGTATGTTTTCTTCGGGGGAGCGGGCACCCAGCTGGAAACCGATTTGACCATCACCGCCGGAAACGAAACCCACGCCGCCGCCTCTGCCAAATCCATTGTGCACCGCGGCTTCTCTACCATCAAGGTTAAGACTGAAGGCACCGATGTGGATTATGATTTCAAGAGAATTGAAGCTATTCACAATGCGGCCCCGGGGGTTAACTTGATTATTGACGGTAACTGCGGTTATGATTTGACCCGGGCGCAGGACTTTGTCCACCGTTTACAAGTGGCTCAAATACCGGTTGTGTTGCTAGAACAACCACTTCCCAGAGAGAATTGGGACGACCTGAAGCTGTTGGCAACTTCCTGCCCTTTCCCCATTGCGGCAGACGAGTCGGCGCGAAGCGCCCCAGACGTAATTAGGCTGGCCCAAGACCGAAGCGCCGCCGTTGTCAACATAAAACTGATGAAATGCGGTGTACTGGAGGCTTTGGAAATGGTAAGCCTGGCTAAAGCCTATGGATTGCGCCTGATGATTGGCGGCATGGTGGAGAGCATCCTGGCTATGAGTTTCTCAGCGCACTTTGCAAGCGGTTTGGGTGGGTTTGACTTTGTGGATTTAGACACGCCTCTTTTTATTGCTGACCATCCGTTCACGGGCGGCTTCTCCCAAGACGGTCCGCAGTTGATGTTAGACAAAGACGCGCCAGGGCATGGGGTGAAGGTAGGATAG
- the ileS gene encoding isoleucine--tRNA ligase: MKYNEYKQLDYANLAEEVRAYWKQNRIFEKSVETREGQETFVFYEGPPSANGAPGIHHVMARAVKDIFCRYKTLQGFQVQRKGGWDTHGLPIELQVEKELGITKEDIGKTISVEEYNARCRETVMRFKDQWDDLTERMGYWVDLDNPYITFDNKYIESNWALLKKLYDKGYLYKGYTIQPFSPAAGTGLSSHELNQPGTYRNVKDTSIVAQFKIQQSEKSEFLFQHSQDNYFLAWTTTPWTLPANTALAVGKNIKYVQVKTFNPYTFAPITVVLAKDLVGKYFSEKAKEASFEDFKPGDKVIPFHILQEFTGEQIKDVTYEQLMPYVQPDKPAFRVVIGDFVTTEDGTGIVHISPTFGADDFRVAAQNDIPALLVTDENGKPSPIVNRQGRFVQEITDFAGMPVKNYDKLDETSKDYKSTDVLISIKLKEEGKAFKVEKYEHSYPHCWRTDMPILYYPLDSWFIQTTAVKARLIELNKTINWKPESTGAGRFGNWLENLVDWNLSRSRYWGTPLPIWRTEDGSEEICIGSVAQLDKEIERSIQLGFMQENPLRKGKPAPKPVHTGTKDEHEANNMFEFAGEFVLSPTGTEEPREEFFLTDIDYDGFDLHRPYVDNIILATAKGEPMQRETDLIDVWFDSGAMPYAQWHYPFDNHDKFKANFPADFIAEGVDQTRGWFFTLHALAVMLEDSVAFKNVIANGLVLDKNGNKMSKRLGNAIDPFETIGRFGPDATRWYMIVNAPPWDNLKFNLDGVTEVQRRFFGTLQNTYSFFALYANLDGFTFQEDEVPVSQRTESDRWIISRLNTLIREVEGYFDDYDPTKAARAIQDFVADELSNWYVRLNRKRFWKGELNQDKKAAYQTLYTCLETVAKLGAPIAPFYMDRLFLDLNRVSGRSLSESVHLERFPLVNENLVDTDLEERMQLAQSVSSLVHSLRKKQMIKVRQPLSRILVPILDDKMKSQLQAVEDLILSEVNVKGLEYLEDTTGILVKKIKPNFKRLGQVFGPKLKIVAAQIQAMGQEDIARMEREGFFEIAVDGDTTVLSREDVEIMSEDIPGWLVASEGTITVALDITLTEELRLEGMARELVNRLQNLRKDSGLEVQDKIKVYIQDGQEEVRAALQLFGNYIAEEVQAVDLALVPSFADGDATVLDMEGFSLPVRIEVAR; encoded by the coding sequence GTGAAGTATAACGAGTATAAACAACTGGACTATGCGAATCTTGCCGAAGAGGTGAGAGCCTACTGGAAGCAGAACCGCATATTTGAGAAATCAGTGGAAACCCGCGAGGGGCAGGAGACCTTTGTGTTTTATGAAGGACCGCCCTCTGCCAACGGCGCACCGGGTATTCACCACGTGATGGCCCGCGCCGTCAAAGACATTTTCTGCCGGTATAAAACCCTACAGGGCTTTCAGGTACAGCGCAAAGGCGGTTGGGACACCCACGGCCTGCCCATTGAGTTGCAGGTAGAGAAAGAACTGGGCATCACCAAAGAAGACATCGGTAAGACTATCTCGGTGGAAGAGTACAATGCCCGTTGCCGTGAGACCGTAATGCGGTTCAAGGACCAATGGGATGACCTCACCGAGCGCATGGGTTACTGGGTAGATTTGGATAACCCCTACATTACCTTTGACAACAAATACATTGAGTCTAACTGGGCCCTGCTCAAGAAACTCTATGACAAAGGCTACCTCTACAAAGGCTACACCATCCAGCCGTTCTCTCCAGCGGCCGGTACTGGTTTGTCTTCGCATGAGCTGAACCAGCCAGGCACGTACCGCAACGTGAAGGACACGTCCATAGTGGCGCAGTTCAAAATCCAGCAGAGCGAAAAGTCTGAGTTCCTGTTCCAGCACAGCCAAGACAACTACTTCCTGGCGTGGACAACTACGCCCTGGACGCTTCCAGCTAACACGGCTTTGGCGGTGGGTAAAAACATCAAGTACGTGCAGGTAAAGACCTTCAATCCGTACACGTTTGCGCCTATCACGGTCGTATTGGCCAAAGACCTGGTGGGTAAGTACTTCTCAGAGAAAGCCAAAGAAGCTTCTTTTGAGGACTTTAAACCTGGGGATAAAGTAATTCCTTTCCACATATTACAGGAGTTCACCGGCGAGCAAATCAAAGATGTGACCTATGAGCAGTTGATGCCCTACGTTCAGCCGGACAAGCCCGCGTTTAGGGTGGTCATTGGCGACTTTGTCACCACCGAGGATGGTACCGGTATTGTGCACATCTCACCCACGTTTGGCGCCGATGACTTTAGAGTAGCCGCCCAGAATGACATCCCGGCGCTGTTAGTAACTGATGAGAACGGCAAGCCTTCTCCAATAGTGAACCGCCAAGGGCGCTTTGTGCAGGAAATTACGGACTTTGCCGGAATGCCGGTTAAGAACTATGACAAGCTAGACGAGACTTCTAAAGACTATAAAAGCACAGACGTCCTAATCTCTATCAAACTTAAAGAAGAAGGCAAGGCGTTTAAAGTAGAAAAATACGAGCACAGCTATCCACACTGCTGGCGCACCGACATGCCTATCCTGTATTACCCGCTGGACAGCTGGTTTATCCAGACCACGGCGGTAAAGGCAAGATTGATAGAACTGAACAAGACCATCAACTGGAAACCAGAGTCTACCGGCGCCGGCCGTTTTGGCAATTGGCTGGAGAATCTGGTGGACTGGAACCTGTCGCGCTCCCGCTATTGGGGAACGCCGTTGCCTATCTGGCGCACTGAGGACGGCTCCGAGGAAATCTGCATTGGGTCAGTGGCGCAGTTGGACAAAGAGATTGAGCGCAGTATCCAGTTAGGTTTCATGCAGGAGAATCCTTTGCGCAAAGGCAAGCCGGCTCCCAAGCCCGTGCATACCGGCACCAAGGATGAGCACGAGGCGAACAACATGTTTGAGTTCGCCGGTGAGTTTGTCTTGAGCCCAACCGGAACCGAAGAGCCCCGCGAGGAATTCTTTTTGACGGACATTGACTATGATGGCTTTGACCTGCATAGACCCTATGTGGATAACATCATCTTGGCAACTGCCAAAGGCGAGCCGATGCAACGCGAGACCGACCTGATTGACGTTTGGTTTGACTCGGGCGCCATGCCTTACGCACAGTGGCATTATCCGTTTGACAACCATGATAAGTTCAAGGCCAACTTCCCGGCAGACTTCATCGCCGAAGGCGTAGACCAAACCCGTGGCTGGTTCTTTACCCTGCACGCCCTAGCGGTAATGCTGGAAGACAGTGTGGCGTTCAAAAATGTAATTGCCAACGGTCTGGTGCTGGACAAAAACGGCAATAAGATGAGCAAGCGCCTGGGCAACGCCATTGACCCGTTTGAGACCATCGGCCGTTTTGGTCCGGATGCCACCAGATGGTACATGATTGTGAATGCGCCACCTTGGGATAACCTCAAGTTCAACCTGGATGGAGTCACTGAAGTACAGCGCCGTTTCTTCGGGACTTTACAGAACACGTATTCGTTCTTCGCGCTGTATGCCAACTTGGATGGTTTCACGTTCCAAGAGGATGAAGTGCCAGTAAGCCAGCGCACCGAAAGTGACCGTTGGATTATCTCGCGCCTGAACACATTGATTAGGGAAGTGGAAGGCTACTTTGATGACTATGACCCTACCAAAGCGGCCAGGGCCATCCAGGATTTCGTGGCCGATGAGTTGAGCAACTGGTACGTGCGCCTAAACCGCAAACGCTTCTGGAAAGGTGAGCTGAACCAAGACAAGAAGGCAGCCTACCAAACGCTGTACACATGTTTGGAGACCGTGGCCAAGTTAGGAGCGCCTATCGCGCCATTCTACATGGACCGCCTGTTCCTGGACTTGAACCGCGTGAGTGGACGCAGCCTGTCAGAGTCTGTTCACTTGGAGCGTTTCCCGCTGGTAAATGAGAACCTGGTGGACACAGATTTGGAAGAGCGCATGCAGCTGGCGCAAAGCGTATCTTCACTGGTGCACTCGCTGCGCAAGAAGCAGATGATAAAAGTGCGTCAGCCCTTGAGCCGTATCTTGGTGCCTATCCTGGATGACAAGATGAAGAGCCAGCTACAGGCCGTGGAAGACCTGATTCTCTCTGAGGTGAACGTGAAAGGCTTAGAATACCTGGAAGACACGACCGGTATCTTGGTGAAGAAAATCAAGCCAAACTTCAAGCGTCTGGGCCAGGTGTTTGGGCCTAAGCTCAAGATAGTAGCCGCGCAGATTCAAGCCATGGGGCAAGAGGACATCGCCCGTATGGAACGCGAGGGTTTCTTTGAGATTGCCGTGGACGGTGACACCACCGTGCTGAGCCGCGAGGACGTGGAAATCATGTCGGAGGATATCCCGGGTTGGCTGGTTGCCTCAGAGGGCACCATCACCGTGGCCTTGGACATCACCCTCACCGAGGAGTTGCGTCTGGAAGGTATGGCCCGCGAGCTGGTGAACCGTCTGCAGAACCTGCGCAAGGATAGCGGTCTGGAAGTGCAAGACAAAATCAAGGTCTACATCCAGGACGGACAGGAAGAAGTGCGCGCCGCCTTGCAATTGTTTGGCAATTACATTGCCGAGGAAGTTCAAGCGGTAGACCTAGCCTTGGTACCTAGCTTTGCCGACGGAGATGCCACCGTCTTGGACATGGAAGGTTTTTCTTTGCCGGTTCGCATAGAAGTAGCCCGTTAA
- a CDS encoding lipoprotein signal peptidase: protein MKYTKYYLLTLLVIAIDQAVKMLVHYNMQMGLPGEIPVFGDWFKLHYTLNPGMAFGVEIGSDYGKLILTLFRMVAMVGIGYLVYYLVKTRAHKGLVWCVAAILGGAIGNLIDSTFYGVWFDNAPYGVVTPWLHGQVIDMFYLDIWEGILPHWIPIIGGTPMSLWPIFNVADAAIFVGVLIIVFNQNRFLNQEPTVQAQA, encoded by the coding sequence ATGAAGTACACAAAATACTACCTGCTCACCTTACTGGTGATCGCCATTGACCAGGCCGTGAAGATGCTGGTCCACTATAACATGCAGATGGGCCTGCCCGGCGAGATTCCGGTTTTTGGCGACTGGTTTAAGCTGCACTATACACTCAACCCGGGCATGGCTTTTGGGGTGGAGATTGGCTCTGACTACGGCAAACTGATTCTTACTCTGTTCAGAATGGTGGCCATGGTGGGCATTGGGTATTTGGTGTACTATCTGGTGAAGACCAGGGCGCACAAAGGCTTGGTCTGGTGCGTAGCGGCCATCTTGGGTGGTGCCATTGGCAACCTCATTGACAGTACCTTTTATGGTGTGTGGTTTGACAACGCCCCATATGGGGTGGTAACGCCTTGGTTGCACGGCCAGGTGATTGACATGTTCTACCTGGACATTTGGGAAGGTATCCTGCCGCACTGGATTCCCATCATTGGCGGAACGCCCATGTCATTGTGGCCAATCTTCAACGTGGCAGACGCCGCCATTTTTGTGGGCGTGTTGATCATCGTTTTCAACCAGAATAGATTCCTGAACCAAGAGCCTACCGTACAAGCCCAAGCGTAA
- a CDS encoding glycine--tRNA ligase encodes MSTTEKTTENAQLKDIISHAKEYGFVFPSSEIYDGLQAVYDYGQNGVELKNNLKMLWWKCMTQLHQNVVGIDAAIFMHPLTWKASGHIDSFNDPMIDNLDSKKRYRADVLLEDKAAEYEKAGDVDKAQSLLKEMGRLLEAEDLKGVQQLIISENIKCAVSGTSNWTDVRQFNLMFSTQVGSVAEDSSTIYLRPETAQGIFVNFLNVQKSGRMKVPFGIAQIGKAFRNEIVARQFIFRMREFEQMEMQFFVRPGTEMEWYQHWRGMRKNWHEALGVPAEKLRFHDHEKLAHYANAAVDIEFEFPFGFKEVEGIHSRTDFDLTQHQNLSRKKQQYFDNDLNEEGKPYGNYVPYVVETSVGADRLFLMTLCNAYQEEEITEGENTKTRTFLKFHPAIAPVKAAVFPLVKKDGLPEKAMEIFNDLRFDFNMIYEERDAIGKRYTRQDLIGTPFCIAVDYETLENNTVTVRERDSREQKRMHISELRQYIGDAVSFKRIFEKL; translated from the coding sequence ATGAGCACTACTGAGAAGACAACAGAGAACGCACAATTGAAAGATATTATCTCGCACGCCAAGGAATACGGCTTCGTGTTTCCGTCCAGCGAGATTTACGACGGCCTGCAGGCCGTCTATGATTATGGGCAGAACGGGGTTGAGCTCAAGAACAACCTCAAGATGCTCTGGTGGAAGTGCATGACCCAACTGCACCAGAACGTGGTGGGCATTGACGCCGCCATCTTCATGCACCCGCTTACCTGGAAGGCCTCTGGGCACATTGACTCCTTCAATGACCCCATGATTGATAACCTGGACTCCAAAAAGCGTTACCGTGCCGACGTACTCCTGGAAGACAAAGCCGCCGAGTACGAGAAAGCCGGAGATGTGGACAAGGCCCAGTCCCTGCTAAAGGAAATGGGGCGTCTGCTGGAGGCCGAAGATTTAAAAGGCGTACAGCAACTCATTATCTCAGAAAACATAAAGTGCGCCGTGTCAGGCACTTCCAATTGGACTGACGTGCGTCAGTTCAACCTGATGTTCTCCACACAGGTGGGCTCGGTGGCCGAGGACTCCAGCACCATTTACCTTCGCCCAGAAACTGCACAGGGAATCTTCGTGAACTTCCTTAACGTGCAGAAATCAGGTCGTATGAAAGTACCGTTTGGCATTGCCCAAATTGGAAAAGCGTTTAGAAACGAGATTGTGGCCCGTCAATTCATCTTTAGAATGCGCGAGTTTGAGCAGATGGAGATGCAGTTTTTCGTGCGCCCTGGCACAGAGATGGAATGGTACCAGCACTGGAGAGGCATGCGCAAGAACTGGCATGAGGCTTTAGGCGTTCCGGCTGAGAAACTGAGATTCCATGACCACGAGAAGCTGGCCCACTACGCCAACGCCGCCGTGGACATTGAATTTGAATTCCCCTTCGGGTTCAAAGAAGTAGAAGGTATTCACTCCCGCACGGATTTTGACCTAACCCAGCACCAGAACCTGAGCCGCAAAAAGCAACAGTATTTTGACAACGACCTCAACGAGGAAGGCAAACCGTACGGCAACTATGTACCATATGTAGTGGAAACCTCAGTCGGCGCTGACCGCTTGTTCCTAATGACGCTTTGTAACGCCTACCAGGAAGAGGAAATCACTGAAGGCGAAAACACCAAGACCCGTACCTTCCTGAAGTTCCACCCAGCCATCGCCCCGGTGAAAGCCGCCGTGTTCCCACTGGTGAAGAAAGACGGCTTGCCCGAGAAGGCCATGGAGATCTTCAATGACCTGCGCTTTGACTTCAACATGATTTACGAAGAGCGCGACGCCATTGGTAAACGTTACACCCGCCAAGACCTGATTGGCACGCCGTTCTGTATTGCCGTGGATTATGAGACTTTAGAGAATAACACCGTGACCGTGCGTGAGCGCGACAGCCGCGAGCAGAAGCGCATGCACATCTCTGAACTCCGTCAGTACATTGGGGACGCCGTGAGCTTCAAGCGTATTTTCGAGAAATTGTAA
- a CDS encoding RND family transporter — MTAFMAYKAKDVEMTYDFAKVVSQDDPDMVYFNRFHDQFGEDGNVLVAGMQDSSVYELANFKHLSNLSKNLNDVEGVTAVISLPNLINISKDTVERKFTTSKIFEPFPQDQKQLDSLLKKVRELHFYDGQIINQKTGATLLAITVDPAYLNSSRRASVMNNIMTLTDDFSAKTKIKLHLAGLPFVRAIMTTKVADEMKLFLLLALVVTGVTLYLSFRSLSAVVFPLLIISLAVIWVLGTISLMGYKISLLTGLIPAIIVVIGVPNSTYLLATYHQEFRKHGNQVLAMARVISKLGLVIFINNATTAIGFIVFMFTDIAILYEFGVVAGVNTFVTFLLSIILVPAVFIYLKPPTEKQLKHLDARTLTKLLEFMDYLVLKKRGLIYGFTLALVVLGSWGVYKMKAVSYMVDDLPEESSVNKDLQFFEHHFNGVMPLEIVVNTGQRQGVLKLPNLRKMEELENFLQTQPILTTPISIVGLVKTATQSFYNGDESSFRLPDNTERNFIFSYLAKQPKAETQKLLRNFVDSTGQEARISLKVADVGSQELDSLIINKIKPEIRKIWGGDDVKITEEGNTMNFTRADSDRKQSVSLTGTTLLFIKGNQYLIDSLGSSLLQAFVAVILIVVFLFRTSKSVIITLIPNMIPLLIVGGFMGFFNIALKPSTALIFTIALGITVDNTVHFLAYYRHELVANGFNVMKAISTSIVEAGTSMIYTTVTLFFGFGIFAFSEFGGTKALGVLMALTLLIALFTNLIVLPALLVSFDKGKYIHESDAPIEDYDELYTQDAEELNEALSEDIKKTTNLDTEKKGEV, encoded by the coding sequence ATGACCGCGTTTATGGCTTACAAGGCCAAGGACGTAGAAATGACCTATGACTTTGCCAAGGTGGTGTCACAAGATGACCCAGACATGGTGTACTTTAACCGGTTCCATGACCAATTCGGAGAAGACGGAAACGTGTTGGTGGCGGGCATGCAGGACAGCAGCGTCTATGAACTGGCCAACTTCAAGCACCTGAGCAACCTTTCCAAGAACCTGAATGATGTGGAAGGCGTGACGGCGGTCATCTCGCTGCCTAACTTAATCAACATCTCCAAAGACACGGTAGAGCGTAAGTTTACTACCAGCAAAATCTTTGAGCCGTTCCCGCAAGACCAGAAGCAACTGGATTCCTTGCTCAAAAAGGTACGGGAACTCCATTTCTACGACGGACAGATTATCAACCAGAAAACGGGCGCGACGCTCTTGGCCATCACGGTAGACCCGGCGTACCTTAATTCTTCTAGAAGAGCATCCGTGATGAACAACATCATGACGCTCACAGATGATTTCTCGGCCAAGACCAAAATCAAGCTGCACTTGGCGGGGCTTCCGTTTGTGCGGGCCATCATGACCACCAAGGTAGCGGATGAAATGAAACTGTTCCTGTTGCTGGCCTTGGTCGTGACGGGCGTGACGCTATATCTGTCGTTCCGGTCCCTTTCGGCGGTGGTGTTCCCGCTGTTGATTATCAGTCTGGCGGTGATTTGGGTGTTGGGGACTATTTCCTTGATGGGTTACAAAATCTCACTTTTGACGGGATTGATTCCAGCCATTATTGTGGTGATTGGGGTGCCTAACTCCACGTACCTGCTGGCCACGTATCATCAAGAGTTTAGAAAGCACGGGAATCAGGTGCTGGCCATGGCGCGGGTCATCAGCAAACTGGGCCTGGTGATTTTCATCAACAACGCTACCACGGCCATCGGGTTCATTGTGTTCATGTTCACAGACATTGCTATTCTCTATGAGTTTGGGGTAGTGGCCGGGGTGAACACCTTTGTGACCTTCTTGCTGTCTATCATTCTGGTGCCGGCGGTGTTCATTTATTTGAAACCTCCCACCGAGAAACAGCTCAAGCACCTGGACGCCCGCACCCTCACCAAACTGCTGGAGTTCATGGATTACTTGGTGTTGAAAAAGCGCGGGCTTATCTATGGTTTTACACTGGCCTTGGTAGTGCTTGGGAGTTGGGGTGTCTACAAAATGAAGGCCGTTTCCTACATGGTAGACGATTTGCCCGAGGAAAGCAGTGTGAACAAAGACCTTCAATTCTTTGAGCACCACTTCAACGGCGTCATGCCCCTGGAGATAGTTGTCAACACCGGTCAGAGGCAGGGCGTGCTCAAATTGCCCAACCTGCGCAAGATGGAGGAGCTGGAAAACTTCCTGCAGACTCAGCCCATTCTAACCACGCCAATTTCCATTGTGGGATTAGTGAAGACGGCTACACAATCCTTTTATAATGGGGACGAAAGTTCGTTTAGACTACCGGATAATACCGAGCGGAACTTCATCTTCAGTTACCTGGCCAAGCAACCCAAAGCCGAGACACAGAAACTGCTCCGAAACTTTGTGGACAGCACCGGGCAGGAGGCGCGCATCTCCTTAAAAGTAGCCGACGTGGGCTCGCAGGAGTTGGACTCGCTTATCATCAACAAAATCAAACCTGAGATTAGAAAGATTTGGGGCGGGGACGATGTGAAGATTACCGAGGAGGGCAACACCATGAACTTCACGCGGGCGGACAGTGACCGCAAGCAGTCAGTGAGTTTGACGGGGACCACGCTGTTGTTTATAAAAGGTAACCAGTATTTGATAGACAGCCTGGGCTCCAGCTTGTTGCAAGCGTTCGTGGCGGTGATTTTGATTGTAGTTTTCCTGTTCAGGACGTCAAAATCAGTGATTATTACCTTAATTCCCAACATGATTCCTCTGTTGATAGTGGGTGGGTTCATGGGCTTTTTCAACATAGCTCTCAAACCCAGCACGGCGCTTATCTTCACCATTGCCCTGGGGATAACCGTAGACAACACGGTGCACTTTCTGGCCTACTACCGGCATGAGCTGGTGGCCAACGGGTTCAATGTGATGAAGGCCATCAGTACCAGTATTGTGGAGGCGGGAACCAGTATGATTTACACCACGGTGACATTGTTCTTCGGGTTTGGTATCTTCGCCTTCTCAGAGTTTGGCGGCACCAAGGCCTTGGGCGTGTTGATGGCCTTGACCTTGCTCATTGCCCTGTTCACCAACCTGATTGTACTGCCCGCTTTGCTGGTGAGTTTTGACAAAGGAAAATATATCCATGAGTCAGATGCCCCAATTGAAGATTATGACGAGCTTTATACCCAAGACGCTGAAGAGCTGAACGAAGCCTTGTCTGAAGACATTAAGAAAACGACCAACCTAGATACGGAGAAGAAAGGTGAAGTATAA